The following coding sequences are from one Epinephelus fuscoguttatus linkage group LG7, E.fuscoguttatus.final_Chr_v1 window:
- the rps21 gene encoding 40S ribosomal protein S21, whose translation MQNDAGEFVDLYVPRKCSASNRIIGAKDHASIQINIAEVDKVTGRFNGQFKTYAICGAIRRMGESDDSILRLAKNDSVVAKNF comes from the exons ATGCAGAACGACGCTGGTGAATTTGTGGACCTTTACGTCCCACGTAAATG CTCTGCCAGCAACAGAATCATTGGAGCCAAGGACCACGCCTCCATCCAGATCAACATTGCTGAG GTTGACAAGGTGACCGGTCGCTTCAATGGTCAGTTCAAGACCTACGCTATCTGTGGCGCCATCCGCAGAATG gGTGAGTCTGACGACTCCATCCTGAGGCTGGCGAAGAACGACTCCGTTGTCGCAAA GAATTTCTGA